A single window of Vibrio campbellii CAIM 519 = NBRC 15631 = ATCC 25920 DNA harbors:
- a CDS encoding peptide MFS transporter: MWNKLNKSMMFCQMMFGLSFYGVLVSLTRFFLEDLNYNEADTMMIVGAFSAIGPLFAIAGGFIADKFLGAYRSLSIAFLAFASGYVLLVLGASATNVPLSMCGIALASYGRGLMSPSYPSLYKRTFKSQEDFEKGYPINYSVNNVGAFLGQYLFPMIVLIIGFNGGFTISAVMAGAALVMLLVFRKGLVGVASDLDRQSVSMKNWIFFAIISAAMIALVFFMFSNMDIGQNIVYAIGGVAILYFIYLMFKASKAESLRMGTILIVTFLTTCFFVYYGQMMTSMNMVAINTLKGSLFGFIPLEPEAAMAMNPLWCMVGGPIVAGFFGMLEKRDIHLSTATKIALAFVLTAIAFGILTFAVTTVGEDVIIMPEIFLAIHFFQAIAEVIVGSMVVAFILSVAPKHIENFSVSLFSVAIALSGIVGAAFSTSIALEKGQEITQEIVQHVYGEYFQLLTILAVVMVAIALGASFIIRKMLEAAKQSEAELEVVEQN; this comes from the coding sequence ATGTGGAATAAACTAAATAAATCTATGATGTTCTGCCAAATGATGTTTGGCTTATCATTTTATGGTGTGTTGGTCAGTCTAACGCGTTTTTTCTTAGAGGATCTGAATTACAACGAAGCTGATACCATGATGATCGTGGGTGCCTTTTCGGCGATTGGCCCCCTATTTGCGATTGCTGGCGGCTTTATCGCTGATAAATTTTTAGGTGCTTACCGTTCTCTATCGATTGCCTTCCTAGCATTCGCATCTGGTTACGTACTGCTTGTTCTTGGGGCTTCGGCAACCAACGTACCGCTTTCTATGTGTGGTATCGCACTAGCAAGTTACGGCCGTGGTTTAATGTCACCTTCTTACCCTAGCCTGTACAAACGTACCTTTAAGTCTCAAGAAGATTTCGAGAAAGGTTATCCAATCAACTACTCAGTGAACAACGTGGGCGCTTTCCTAGGTCAATACTTGTTCCCAATGATTGTGCTGATCATCGGCTTTAATGGTGGTTTCACTATTTCAGCAGTGATGGCTGGCGCAGCATTGGTGATGCTACTTGTGTTCCGCAAAGGGTTGGTTGGCGTTGCTTCTGATCTGGATCGTCAAAGCGTTAGCATGAAGAACTGGATTTTCTTCGCGATCATCTCAGCAGCGATGATTGCACTGGTATTCTTCATGTTCTCTAACATGGATATCGGTCAAAACATCGTTTATGCCATCGGTGGTGTAGCGATTCTTTACTTTATTTATTTGATGTTTAAAGCCAGCAAAGCGGAATCATTGAGGATGGGTACTATACTTATCGTTACCTTCCTAACCACTTGTTTCTTCGTATATTACGGTCAGATGATGACTTCAATGAACATGGTAGCGATCAACACACTAAAAGGTTCTCTGTTTGGCTTCATTCCACTAGAGCCTGAAGCTGCAATGGCGATGAACCCGCTATGGTGTATGGTTGGTGGCCCTATCGTTGCTGGCTTCTTTGGCATGCTAGAAAAACGTGACATTCACCTATCAACAGCAACTAAGATTGCATTGGCATTCGTGCTAACCGCTATCGCATTCGGCATCCTAACCTTCGCGGTAACGACCGTTGGCGAAGACGTCATTATCATGCCTGAGATCTTCCTAGCGATTCACTTCTTCCAAGCGATCGCAGAAGTTATCGTAGGTTCAATGGTAGTAGCATTCATCCTATCGGTTGCACCTAAGCACATTGAGAACTTCTCTGTAAGCTTGTTCTCAGTAGCTATCGCGCTAAGTGGTATCGTTGGTGCCGCGTTCTCGACTTCTATCGCACTAGAAAAAGGTCAAGAGATCACCCAAGAGATCGTACAACACGTTTACGGCGAATACTTCCAACTGCTGACTATCCTAGCGGTTGTGATGGTTGCGATTGCCTTGGGCGCATCATTCATCATTCGTAAGATGCTTGAAGCGGCAAAACAAAGTGAAGCTGAATTGGAAGTGGTTGAGCAAAACTAA
- a CDS encoding YdcF family protein, whose translation MKLNKVVIILGKRLVHDKLSVEGRSRVEALSNVLNELCFDTTALVFCGGITQSQTVSEADAMYGYFRHLMEVKGVDFPEQQVIIENRSLNTVQNMQNAAAELLQSGLCQTGQTIEVTLLSNDYHLERIIEIQTLMDEQGLLRVLKSRCEEMGVHLNIPLKVSKHISVPYPHTGVLAEAFLLFDELTTYRVYLEGVKRDVFKRDLAEVRAKPLAIARRSIERLQVLQLGQDVQRQIADMKKAIEMTAFDDSVCAAEQALAVFHPILTSLNLRLDPEANT comes from the coding sequence ATGAAGTTAAACAAAGTAGTGATCATTCTGGGCAAACGCTTGGTGCACGATAAGCTAAGCGTTGAGGGCCGCTCCCGTGTTGAAGCATTGTCTAATGTTTTAAACGAGCTGTGCTTTGATACTACTGCATTGGTGTTCTGTGGTGGGATAACTCAAAGTCAGACAGTCTCTGAAGCGGATGCAATGTACGGTTACTTTCGTCATCTGATGGAGGTAAAAGGCGTCGACTTTCCAGAGCAGCAAGTGATCATCGAGAACCGTTCACTTAATACGGTGCAGAACATGCAGAATGCCGCCGCAGAACTATTACAGAGTGGCCTTTGTCAAACAGGCCAAACCATTGAAGTCACACTGCTTTCCAATGACTACCACTTGGAACGGATTATTGAGATTCAAACGCTGATGGATGAACAAGGCCTATTGAGAGTGTTGAAATCGCGCTGCGAGGAAATGGGGGTTCACCTCAATATTCCCCTCAAAGTGTCTAAACACATTAGTGTGCCTTACCCTCATACAGGCGTGTTAGCTGAGGCGTTTCTGCTGTTTGATGAGCTTACGACCTACCGAGTGTATCTAGAAGGCGTAAAGCGTGACGTATTTAAGCGTGATTTGGCTGAGGTACGAGCAAAGCCATTAGCAATCGCTCGTCGATCCATAGAGAGGCTGCAAGTGTTGCAGTTAGGACAAGATGTTCAAAGGCAAATTGCAGATATGAAAAAGGCCATCGAAATGACAGCCTTTGATGATTCGGTTTGTGCCGCAGAGCAAGCGCTAGCGGTATTCCATCCGATTCTTACGTCGCTGAACCTGCGACTTGATCCTGAGGCAAATACCTAG
- a CDS encoding phosphotransferase enzyme family protein has protein sequence MEALEGGGENAIYRKGDRVSRPASHWTMTVHQLLQHLHSHGFTACPKAIAIEGGKELLTFVEGETYNYPLEGEIASLTALKSAAKLLRRFHDASESFLKKNTQDVHHWMLPARSPQEVICHGDFMPYNVALEDDVVVGVFDFDTAHPAPRIWDIAFSIYGWVPFKTDKNDKMGTLEEQIRRAKIFCDAYGCSRLEREELVEMMTLRLTALVDHMRAMAASGDAQFQANLEEGHHRAYLQDIEYINKHQQAITLGVLGEIKF, from the coding sequence ATGGAAGCGTTAGAAGGGGGCGGGGAGAATGCCATTTATCGCAAGGGGGATCGAGTCAGTCGACCTGCCAGTCATTGGACAATGACAGTTCATCAATTACTCCAACACCTACATAGTCATGGCTTTACGGCATGCCCAAAGGCGATTGCAATTGAGGGTGGAAAAGAGCTACTGACTTTCGTGGAAGGAGAAACCTACAATTATCCGCTCGAAGGTGAAATTGCCTCACTGACCGCATTGAAATCTGCAGCAAAGTTGCTTCGTCGTTTTCATGATGCATCAGAAAGTTTCCTCAAGAAAAATACACAAGATGTGCATCATTGGATGCTACCCGCCCGCTCGCCGCAAGAGGTGATCTGTCATGGTGATTTCATGCCTTATAACGTGGCGTTAGAAGACGATGTTGTAGTGGGGGTATTTGATTTTGATACGGCGCACCCAGCCCCACGTATCTGGGATATTGCTTTTTCGATTTACGGTTGGGTACCCTTCAAAACCGATAAAAATGACAAAATGGGTACACTGGAAGAGCAAATTCGTCGAGCGAAGATCTTTTGCGATGCCTATGGTTGCAGCCGATTAGAGCGTGAAGAATTAGTGGAAATGATGACATTACGTTTGACGGCTTTAGTTGATCACATGCGCGCAATGGCCGCCAGCGGTGATGCTCAGTTCCAAGCTAATTTGGAAGAAGGTCATCACCGAGCGTATTTGCAGGATATTGAATACATCAACAAACACCAACAAGCCATCACACTTGGTGTGCTCGGTGAAATCAAGTTCTAA
- a CDS encoding OmpA family protein has protein sequence MKKIALVVATVLAGGVMSNVAFADTYIGGKLGYNALNDACHLDAPCDDDSFAAGMHIGYNFNEYVAAEYGVDYLGNFTANFNKAGLNTVDGDLWALTLAPKFNLPLNDSWNLFAKVGAAYMMAGDEKDFVPTGSLGAEYQINYNWSLRAEYQRYQDMSDDIIDDMDADFFGIGFNYKFGSEPVVQEEVVETRPATRIVDHEYPAQSTTVQFGLESAELRDASAFNGTVELMNTYPQAQVEINGYSDTTGSEAYNQQLTEKRAQAVAEHFQAEGIAADRMTVKGMGEANPVASNETREGREENRRVEVVVPAFQYQTEEAAQ, from the coding sequence ATGAAAAAAATCGCTCTTGTAGTGGCTACCGTTCTAGCTGGTGGCGTAATGTCGAATGTTGCTTTTGCTGACACTTACATCGGCGGTAAGCTAGGTTACAACGCTCTTAACGACGCATGTCACCTAGATGCGCCATGTGATGACGATAGCTTTGCTGCTGGCATGCACATCGGTTACAACTTCAACGAATACGTAGCTGCTGAATACGGCGTAGATTACCTAGGTAACTTCACTGCTAACTTCAACAAAGCTGGCCTAAACACAGTTGATGGTGACCTATGGGCACTAACTCTTGCTCCTAAGTTCAACCTACCACTAAATGATTCTTGGAACCTATTCGCTAAAGTAGGTGCTGCATACATGATGGCTGGTGACGAGAAAGATTTCGTACCAACTGGCTCTCTAGGTGCTGAATACCAAATCAACTACAACTGGAGCCTACGCGCTGAGTACCAACGTTACCAAGACATGTCTGATGACATCATCGACGACATGGATGCTGACTTCTTCGGTATCGGCTTCAACTACAAGTTCGGTTCTGAGCCAGTAGTTCAAGAAGAAGTAGTTGAAACTCGTCCAGCGACTCGCATCGTTGACCACGAGTACCCAGCTCAATCTACAACAGTACAATTCGGCCTAGAAAGCGCTGAACTACGAGATGCTTCTGCGTTCAACGGTACTGTTGAGCTAATGAACACTTACCCACAAGCTCAAGTTGAAATCAACGGCTACAGTGACACAACTGGTTCTGAAGCTTACAACCAACAGCTAACAGAGAAGCGTGCACAAGCAGTTGCTGAGCACTTCCAAGCTGAAGGTATCGCTGCAGACCGTATGACTGTTAAAGGTATGGGTGAAGCTAACCCAGTAGCTAGCAACGAAACTCGCGAAGGTCGTGAAGAGAACCGTCGTGTAGAAGTTGTTGTTCCAGCTTTCCAATACCAAACTGAAGAAGCTGCTCAATAA
- a CDS encoding M14 family metallopeptidase, with protein MKVFSNFDSGSIHVVKADDKNDIQLKIPNDNMSEFYQWFHFRLETEAEQSHTIKLLDLAKSAYPEGWQGYDVVASYDREEWFRVPAEFDGDTLTFTVIPERSSIYFAYFAPYTYDRHLDLLHMAQSAHHCQLETLGHTLDGNDMSLLTFGEPEEGKKKIWMIARQHPGETMAEWFMEGMIQRLLDENDTVARALLEKAVLYVVPNMNPDGGVRGHLRTNAVGVNLNREWQTPSMEKSPEVFLVRERMLETGVDMFLDIHGDEAIPYNFVAGSEGIPSYDESMAELENAFKQALLTITPEFQDEIGYDKDEPGKANLTVGSNWVAEQFKCLSYTIEMPFKDNNNHPDPLYGWSPERSVLFGQDVLAATLAVSDKI; from the coding sequence ATGAAAGTATTCAGCAATTTTGACAGCGGCAGCATTCACGTAGTGAAAGCGGACGACAAAAACGACATTCAACTCAAAATTCCTAACGACAACATGTCGGAATTCTACCAGTGGTTCCACTTCCGTCTAGAGACAGAAGCCGAGCAATCACACACCATCAAACTTCTCGACCTTGCGAAATCGGCTTACCCGGAAGGTTGGCAAGGTTACGACGTAGTTGCGTCTTACGATCGTGAAGAATGGTTCCGTGTTCCGGCTGAGTTCGATGGTGACACGCTGACTTTCACTGTTATCCCTGAGCGCAGCTCAATTTACTTCGCGTACTTTGCACCTTACACGTACGACCGTCACCTAGACCTGTTACACATGGCACAAAGCGCGCACCATTGCCAACTAGAGACGCTTGGTCATACGCTAGATGGCAATGACATGAGCTTGCTGACGTTTGGTGAGCCAGAAGAAGGTAAAAAGAAAATCTGGATGATTGCGCGCCAACACCCGGGTGAGACGATGGCGGAATGGTTTATGGAAGGCATGATCCAACGTCTGCTCGATGAGAACGACACGGTTGCGCGTGCATTGCTTGAAAAAGCAGTACTTTACGTAGTACCAAACATGAACCCAGATGGCGGTGTGCGTGGTCACCTACGTACTAACGCGGTTGGCGTAAACCTAAACCGTGAATGGCAAACGCCATCAATGGAAAAGAGCCCAGAAGTCTTCTTGGTTCGTGAGCGCATGCTAGAAACTGGCGTGGATATGTTCCTAGATATTCATGGTGATGAAGCTATCCCTTACAACTTTGTGGCGGGCTCTGAAGGTATTCCTTCTTATGATGAAAGCATGGCTGAGTTGGAAAACGCGTTTAAACAGGCACTTCTGACGATTACACCAGAGTTCCAAGACGAGATCGGCTACGACAAAGATGAGCCGGGTAAAGCGAATCTAACCGTTGGCTCTAATTGGGTGGCGGAGCAGTTCAAGTGTTTGTCTTACACAATCGAGATGCCATTCAAAGATAATAACAACCATCCAGATCCACTTTACGGTTGGTCACCAGAACGTAGCGTGTTGTTTGGACAAGATGTTTTGGCTGCAACATTGGCGGTTTCGGACAAGATTTAA
- a CDS encoding L-serine ammonia-lyase, translated as MLSIFDIFKVGVGPSSSHTNGPMLAGYHFTQLLSDSMAKVHKVQVDLYGSLSLTGKGHHTDRATVLGLMGNKPDTIKMTSAKSALQHTIEHGTLSVAGVHEIVFSYDHDIVFHSDNLPLHENGMTITAFDAAGDQVAFETYYSIGGGFIATAAELENGSSEAEVQVCYPFKSADEMLEKAEQNGLSLGGMILQNEHAFREQEEIEQKAEQIWKVMSLCMQRGFDTEGILEGGLNVTRRAPNLLKKLEANAAVENDPMEIMDWINLFAFAVSEENAAGGQVVTSPTNGAAGVIPAVLMYYHRFIKELDNKQLKDFLAVAGAIGILYKTNASISGAEVGCQGEVGVSSSMAAAGLTALRGGSNEQICIAAEIAMEHSLGMTCDPIGGLVQVPCIERNAMGAMKAINASRMALKRTSKCLISLDKVIETMYQTGKDMNKKYRETSLGGLAVIHMAPPCE; from the coding sequence ATGCTGTCGATTTTCGATATTTTTAAAGTCGGTGTCGGTCCATCCAGTTCCCACACCAATGGCCCAATGCTCGCAGGTTACCATTTCACTCAACTACTTAGCGACTCTATGGCGAAAGTGCACAAGGTGCAAGTTGACCTTTATGGTTCTTTATCGCTGACAGGCAAAGGTCACCACACTGACCGTGCTACCGTACTTGGCTTGATGGGCAACAAACCCGATACCATCAAGATGACCAGTGCCAAGAGTGCACTGCAACATACTATTGAACATGGCACACTCTCGGTCGCAGGTGTTCATGAAATCGTGTTTAGTTATGATCACGATATCGTCTTCCACAGCGACAACCTCCCATTGCATGAAAATGGCATGACCATTACGGCTTTTGATGCTGCTGGCGATCAAGTCGCGTTTGAGACTTACTACTCCATTGGCGGTGGCTTTATTGCAACCGCTGCCGAACTGGAAAACGGCAGCAGCGAAGCGGAAGTGCAAGTGTGTTACCCGTTCAAATCAGCCGATGAAATGCTAGAGAAAGCAGAACAAAACGGCTTGAGCTTAGGCGGAATGATTCTGCAAAACGAACACGCGTTTCGTGAGCAGGAAGAGATCGAACAAAAAGCCGAACAGATCTGGAAAGTGATGTCGCTGTGTATGCAGCGTGGCTTCGATACCGAAGGTATTCTTGAAGGCGGGTTGAATGTGACACGCCGTGCACCAAACCTACTTAAAAAGCTCGAAGCGAATGCGGCCGTAGAAAACGATCCAATGGAGATCATGGATTGGATTAACCTATTTGCTTTCGCGGTGAGTGAAGAGAACGCCGCCGGTGGTCAAGTGGTTACATCCCCAACAAACGGCGCGGCCGGCGTTATCCCTGCGGTACTGATGTACTACCACCGCTTCATCAAAGAGCTGGACAACAAACAGTTGAAGGACTTCTTAGCAGTCGCGGGGGCGATTGGTATTTTATACAAAACCAACGCTTCTATTTCCGGTGCTGAGGTAGGTTGCCAGGGTGAAGTCGGTGTTTCGTCTTCGATGGCAGCAGCAGGCTTAACCGCACTGCGCGGTGGCAGTAATGAACAAATCTGTATTGCCGCAGAGATCGCCATGGAGCACTCACTAGGCATGACCTGCGACCCAATTGGCGGTTTGGTTCAAGTTCCGTGTATCGAACGAAATGCGATGGGCGCGATGAAGGCCATCAACGCATCACGCATGGCACTGAAGCGCACCAGTAAATGTCTTATTTCATTAGATAAAGTTATCGAAACCATGTACCAGACTGGTAAAGACATGAATAAAAAATACCGTGAAACATCACTTGGTGGTCTGGCAGTTATTCATATGGCACCACCATGCGAATAG
- a CDS encoding Nramp family divalent metal transporter: MSNVSINYASIQLEDAAESNVPAFIKVKRKLMMFGPAFIAAIGYIDPGNFATNIESGSSFGYQLLWVVLWANLMAMLIQYLSAKLGIVTGKNLAEHLRDHLPNKWAVGFYWIQAEIIAIATDLAEFIGAAVGFQLVFGISLMGGAMITAVATVMILMLNQKGQKPLEVVIGSLLMLVAVIYIAELFFAHPAGGEMVKGLLTPTFTDSHQIYLAAGILGATVMPHVIYLHSALFKNSYGESTKTRLRTTRFDVLIAMVIAGFVNIAIVAMAAAVFHYSGNQHVAEIETAYMTLTPLVGKAASVLFGVSLIASGLSSTVVGTMAGQVVMQGFVRFSIPMWVRRFITMAPSFVVIGLGMNTTDILVMSQVVLSFGIALAIIPLLIFTNSERLMGEFKNNKWVSYAGVVIVSLVLALNAYLMVTLTA, from the coding sequence ATGAGTAATGTATCGATAAATTATGCATCCATACAGTTAGAGGACGCGGCAGAATCAAATGTTCCGGCTTTTATCAAAGTCAAACGTAAATTAATGATGTTTGGTCCTGCATTTATTGCGGCGATTGGCTACATCGATCCAGGCAATTTTGCGACGAATATTGAATCGGGATCTTCATTTGGTTACCAGCTACTTTGGGTAGTGTTATGGGCGAACCTAATGGCGATGTTGATTCAGTATTTATCCGCCAAGCTAGGTATTGTCACAGGCAAAAATCTCGCAGAGCATCTACGTGACCACCTACCGAATAAGTGGGCAGTAGGCTTCTACTGGATCCAAGCGGAAATCATTGCGATAGCGACAGATCTTGCTGAGTTTATCGGTGCGGCCGTGGGCTTTCAGTTGGTGTTTGGCATCAGCTTGATGGGAGGAGCGATGATCACTGCAGTTGCTACTGTGATGATTCTGATGCTTAACCAGAAAGGTCAAAAACCACTAGAGGTGGTGATTGGTTCACTTTTGATGTTGGTGGCGGTTATCTACATTGCTGAACTATTTTTTGCGCACCCTGCGGGCGGTGAAATGGTCAAAGGTCTGCTAACTCCAACTTTTACTGATTCGCATCAAATCTACCTGGCTGCCGGTATTCTTGGCGCAACAGTGATGCCTCATGTGATTTATCTTCATTCAGCATTGTTCAAAAACAGTTACGGTGAAAGCACAAAAACTCGCCTTCGTACCACTCGCTTTGATGTGTTGATTGCGATGGTGATTGCAGGCTTTGTGAATATCGCAATTGTGGCGATGGCAGCTGCCGTGTTCCATTACTCAGGCAACCAACATGTGGCGGAAATTGAAACAGCATATATGACGCTAACGCCATTGGTAGGTAAAGCTGCTTCTGTGTTGTTTGGTGTCTCGTTGATTGCTTCAGGCTTGTCTTCTACCGTTGTTGGTACAATGGCAGGTCAGGTGGTGATGCAAGGCTTTGTACGCTTCTCTATCCCAATGTGGGTACGCCGCTTTATTACTATGGCACCTTCGTTTGTGGTGATTGGTTTGGGCATGAACACTACCGATATCTTGGTGATGAGCCAAGTGGTGTTGAGCTTTGGTATTGCGCTGGCGATTATCCCATTGCTTATCTTTACCAACAGCGAACGCTTGATGGGTGAATTCAAAAACAACAAATGGGTGTCTTATGCCGGTGTGGTGATTGTTTCTTTGGTATTGGCATTAAACGCTTACTTAATGGTAACGCTTACAGCGTAG
- a CDS encoding LysR substrate-binding domain-containing protein yields the protein MQNLPPLNSLKAFEATARLQSFTKAAEELNVTRAAVSQQVKSLEVYLDATLFERNGAQLNLTQAAHGYLPVVSHVFQSLSAATQHLFSRQQQAQLTLHVAHSFCSQWLMPRLADFNRQHPKISFKVSTTANAMPSNSDIADVEIINGYGEWQSQQAIQLTRENWIVVASPGFLHLNPVRDLADLIRLPKLATGGYQETWQCWLEQQGYQGTSIKLTGEFEHSLLAIEAAVNQLGVLLVRDLLVEDHLQQGTLVKVGEWSMPSRGAHHMIIRDEEKPHVKAFVDWVMQSL from the coding sequence ATGCAAAACCTACCGCCATTAAATTCTCTGAAAGCGTTTGAAGCGACCGCTCGATTGCAAAGCTTCACCAAGGCGGCAGAGGAGCTCAATGTCACTCGTGCGGCAGTGAGTCAGCAAGTTAAATCCCTCGAAGTGTATTTGGATGCTACCTTATTTGAACGTAATGGCGCCCAGCTCAATCTGACTCAAGCTGCTCATGGATATTTACCTGTGGTAAGTCATGTTTTCCAAAGCTTATCTGCGGCAACTCAGCACCTGTTCTCTAGACAACAACAAGCACAACTGACGTTACATGTGGCACACAGCTTCTGTTCTCAATGGCTCATGCCGCGCTTGGCAGACTTTAACCGTCAACATCCTAAAATCAGCTTCAAAGTCTCTACTACGGCTAACGCGATGCCAAGTAACAGTGATATTGCGGATGTGGAGATCATCAATGGTTATGGAGAGTGGCAAAGCCAACAAGCGATTCAACTGACGCGAGAAAACTGGATCGTTGTGGCAAGCCCAGGCTTTTTGCATCTCAATCCTGTCCGTGATTTGGCCGATTTGATTCGCTTACCAAAGCTCGCGACGGGTGGCTATCAGGAAACTTGGCAATGTTGGCTGGAACAGCAAGGATATCAAGGCACAAGCATAAAACTAACGGGGGAATTCGAGCACTCTTTACTCGCCATTGAAGCTGCTGTGAATCAGCTTGGCGTGTTGTTGGTGCGTGATTTGCTCGTTGAAGATCACTTGCAGCAAGGCACATTAGTGAAAGTCGGTGAGTGGTCGATGCCAAGTCGAGGAGCTCATCACATGATCATTCGAGATGAAGAAAAGCCTCATGTGAAAGCTTTTGTTGATTGGGTTATGCAAAGTTTATAA
- a CDS encoding LysR family transcriptional regulator produces the protein MTINLDMQNVLVLKRMYELRNVRLVAESLGKTSGAISKNLTKMKVKLDDPLFIQTKNGFEPTSFVEANMLHFEQILTSLDAIQPQEFSPDLYTGEIIVFSNTLFWDRYGDKLYLKLLEHAKNASYKFLRWGADTKNRIIDGENAVAIHYFDEDLPQSIAQQELGKGKAVFFVREGHPAQDFQSLENYPFVLFKTPGWNDHKYPLLDRLKNIGFDVQPKIEVEHPAMIHNIIMKTDHFGITMSGHVPECCRSIDLPNGLELGVSFVMSCRRSQQYSPKTKWLFNVIQSIINQYSRQD, from the coding sequence ATGACAATCAATCTGGATATGCAAAACGTCTTGGTGTTAAAGCGTATGTATGAGTTACGTAACGTGCGTTTAGTGGCAGAATCCCTAGGAAAAACATCTGGCGCCATCAGTAAAAATCTCACCAAAATGAAAGTGAAACTGGATGACCCCCTTTTCATTCAAACCAAAAATGGTTTTGAGCCGACCTCCTTTGTTGAAGCCAATATGCTGCACTTCGAGCAGATATTAACGAGTCTCGATGCAATTCAGCCCCAAGAATTTTCACCAGACCTTTACACCGGAGAAATTATCGTCTTCTCAAATACACTCTTTTGGGACCGATACGGTGATAAGCTCTATCTCAAACTACTCGAGCACGCTAAAAATGCGAGCTATAAATTTTTAAGATGGGGAGCAGATACAAAGAACCGCATCATAGATGGAGAGAACGCAGTTGCGATTCATTACTTCGATGAAGACCTTCCCCAGTCTATTGCTCAGCAAGAGTTAGGCAAGGGCAAAGCAGTATTCTTCGTTAGAGAAGGTCATCCAGCTCAAGACTTCCAGTCCCTAGAAAATTACCCATTTGTGCTATTTAAAACACCTGGCTGGAACGATCACAAATACCCATTATTGGATCGTCTGAAGAACATAGGCTTTGATGTGCAGCCCAAAATCGAGGTAGAGCACCCTGCAATGATCCACAATATCATCATGAAAACTGATCACTTCGGTATCACCATGAGCGGTCATGTTCCCGAATGTTGTCGAAGTATTGATCTACCAAATGGACTCGAACTTGGCGTAAGTTTTGTGATGAGTTGTCGTCGCTCACAACAATATTCCCCTAAAACCAAGTGGCTTTTTAACGTAATTCAATCGATCATCAACCAATATTCCAGACAAGATTAG